From one Lycium ferocissimum isolate CSIRO_LF1 chromosome 7, AGI_CSIRO_Lferr_CH_V1, whole genome shotgun sequence genomic stretch:
- the LOC132065302 gene encoding SNF1-related protein kinase regulatory subunit beta-3 produces MNQQRQYGEDQDEATVVGFEVPRSPDTSYNNAHPGNEDEEREPPMLPTHLHHTVLNHRVTRDQPADLPSPQNVVLNHLYIENREAPRSVLSLGVTHRFRSKYVTVVLYKPVQRRGSSSNT; encoded by the exons ATGAATCAACAACGTCAATATGGTGAAGATCAA GATGAAGCCACTGTGGTAGGTTTCGAAGTACCAAGATCACCCGATACAAGTTACAACAATGCACATCCTGGAAACGAAGATGAAGAACGAGAACCACCAATGCTTCCAACACATTTGCACCATACTGTATTAAACCACCGTGTGACTAGAGATCAACCTGCAGATCTTCCATCGCCACAAAATGTGGTTCTAAACCATCTCTATATCGAGAACAGGGAAGCCCCAAGATCTGTTTTGTCCCTCGGTGTAACCCATCGCTTTCGCTCAAAGTATGTTACGGTAGTGCTTTACAAACCTGTTCAAAGGAGAGGAAGTAGCA